TACCTCTGGGGAACAAGTGTGGAAGTTCCTCTTGTAGAACCCACGGCCAATCAATCCTTTGCGATCAGGAACGTGTCAGTTGATGCACCGGAACAGATCGTGTTCCAATTGGGCATCATGATCCAACTCTAAATCTTCCATCGACATTTCGGAGACATTACAATGCGAACACTCATGATCGGCGCTGCTGCAGTGATCCTGCTTTCAGTAGGCGCATGCAGAACGGCCCAGGACAATCAGCGAGACCTAAAGTCAACACAAGACCGTGAGATGACGGTTGGTGTGGTGCAACGCGAGATCAAGAAGGGTATGGCCGGCGCGTCTGTTGTTGAAGCACTTGGGTCGCCAAACATCGTTACCAAGGACGAAAAGGAACGCGAAACCTGGGTTTATGACAAGATCGCTACGGAAGCATCGTATTCTGAAAGTCAGAATGGACTCTTTCTGATCTTAGGGGGCTTCAGTAATCAGTCTGGTGCATCCAGCACAACACAGCGTACGCTCACTGTTGTGATCAAATTCGATGCGAATGGTAGAGTGGAATCATTCACATATCATTCAAGTAAGTTCTAATCCGTCGCCCCAATGAAATCAATCCTTCTCATCGGTATCGTGTCTCTTGTTGTATCGTCCTGCACGATCATCAACCAGGCGCCCCCTACTGCTACTCCTCAGACGCAATTGCAGACGCGTGAGTTTCAGACGCGGGAATTTGATACGAACGACGTAAAGCTCATCATGAAGGCAATGCTGAACGTATTGCAGGATGATGGCTTTGTCGTTAAAAATGCAGTTACCGATCTCGGGCTTCTCACAGCAACAAAGGAGATCCAGCTCTCCGGTGGTACGAGTTCTACAGATAAGTACTGGACCGACGTGTTCGAGACCGTTTTTCGGTCATCCACAGGAAGCAGATCCAAGACCACAACGGACCGCCAGGAGCAGCGGTACAATAAATTCAAGCAGATAGAGGTCAGTATCAATGTCTCGGAGTTGGGTCGGCGTAGCAAGGTTCGAGCTAACTTCCAGGCAAAGGTGATCGACAATCTTGGTAACCCGGTTGAGGTCTATGTGATACAAGATCCCAAGTTCTATCAAGACTTCTTCTCAAAGGTCGATAAGGGTATTTTCATCCAGAAGCAAGGTTTCTAAGGGCATATGTACAGAATGTTGATGGTGGTGTTGATCGTTCTAGGGTTGTCTATTGCTGGCAGCCCACTCTCAGTGTATGCCCAGAATCTGATAGAAACGGTCAAGACCGGTAATCTTCGTAGCGTAAAGAAGATCCTTACTAAAAAGACCACGAACGTCAATGAGGTGGATCAAGACGGTCTAACATCGCTGATGATCGCCACCATTGCCAATGATAGTGCCATGGTGGTAACCCTCCTTGAAGCCGGAGCCGATCCAAACATCCAATCCAAAAGCGGAATGACGGCCCTTCATGCTGCAGCCTTCAATAACCGCGATCAGCTCATGCAGTTCATCATTGCAGCCGGAGCAGATCCGAATAGGATCGATAGCAAGGGTCGCACGCCATTGCTTGTAGCCGCGCAAATGGGAAACACCAACCCCATCACCTACCTGATTCAAGCCGGGGCAGTGGTCGAGTTCAAGGATCTAAAAGGTAATACACCATTGATGCTCGCATGCGGTGGTAGGCATCTAGGGGCTGTAGATGAGTTGCTTGAAAAGGGGGCTGACCCAAACGCGAGAGATCTTCAAGGACGCACCCCGCTTATGCTCCTTTCCTTATTGGGAGAGGATGAAATGGTGCGAATCCTGTTGAAGTACAAGGCAGATCTTACCCTTGTTGATCACTCTATGAAGACTGCTCTTGCCTATGCGAGGGAATATCGCCGTAGGGCAGTTATTGCATTATTAGAAAAGGCCGGCGCAAAATATTGATGTTTTAGACCTATGTTGGGCGGTCGTTAATAGACGATAGTTTTTCGTTACTATCTCCAGTTAGGAGCTGATATGGCCCTGTTAAACACCTCTAAGCTTACACGCATTGGGGTCTTTTATGACGGGAATTACTTCCTTCACGTGAGCAACTACTACGCGTTCAACCACCCGCGTAACAGTCGCATCAGCCTCAGAGGCCTCCACGAATTCATTCGTGCACAGGTAGGATTGAAGGAAGCAACCGATACAAGACTTTGCCAGATCGTAGACAGCCACTTCTTCCGCGGACGTATCTCTGCGAATGAAGCCCAAACACGCGGCAATCTCCTGTATTATGATCGCGTCTTCGAAGACATCCTTATGTGGGAAGGCGTTATCACGCACTATCTCCCGATCCGAAACTCCGGAGGCAGACGCGAAGAGAAAGGTATTGATGTGTGGATGGCTCTCGAAGCGTATGAGCTAACACTGCTCAAACAATTCGATGTGGTTGTTCTCATTACGTCTGATGGCGACTACGTTCCACTCGTTCGTAAGCTCAACAACCTCGGTGCCCGTGTGATGGTTCTTTCATGGGATTTTGAGTTTGATGACAACGAAGGCAAACACATCGTAACCCGTACCTCTCAGGAACTGCTCGAAGAAGTTACGTATCCGATCTCCATGCACGAACTCATTGAAAATCGTGCCATGCGAAACGATCCTATCATCCAGAACCTCTTCGTCAAGCGTGACGAAGCAGCCACTCGTCAAGTTGTCTACAGTTCCGATGTTGTGGGTGCCGCCCCCCGTCGCGAGATCAGGGAAACACCGCTCATTAGTGACGTACGCGAACCACGTGCTCCGCGTGTTTTAGCAGCTGATTCGGACGTAGCCATTGAAGAACCAACTGGTGAACGGTTTGACAGCTATGTTCTTAGCCTCAAGAATGGGTATGGCTTCATCAAATATCCACCGAACAACCTCTTCTTCCACGCAACGGATCTGTTGAATGCGGACTTCCCGGAGCTGCAAGAAGGCGATCCGGTTGAATTCAGCATTGGCTTCAATCGTGATGGTGATGAAGTTGCAAAGAGCGTAAAACTTATGCTCGACGATGATGTGGTGGAGGACGACGAACAGGGCATCTAAACATGTTCTCATCAAAGCTCCCAGACGTTGGGACCACGATCTTTTCGACAATGACGGCACTCGCCAATGAGGTGGGTGCCGTCAATTTGTCTCAGGGCTTTCCTGACTATCCTGTAGACCCCAGTCTAGCAGACCTTCTCGCCAAGGCAGTTCAGGATGGATTCAATCAGTATGCACCTATGCCCGGCTTACTGTCTCTCCGCGAAGCAGTGGCAGCAAAATATTGGTCGATGTTCAGCATCACTGTTGACCCAGTTCATGAACTCACCATCACTCCGGGAGGTACCGCTGCGTTAGCCACCGCAATTGCTACGGTAGTGAGACCAGGACACGAAGTGATCGTGTTTGAGCCGTGTTATGATTCGTATGCTCCTGCAGTTCGACTCAATGGTGGCATTGTGGTACCGTCCGTACTTGCCGCCCCTTTGTACCGACCAGATTGGGATCACGTACGATCCCTTGTCTCAGATCGTACGGCGATGATCATCGTGAATTCTCCTCACAACCCTTGTGGTTCTACTCTCACATCGGACGACCTCAATGAGCTCGCCGATATCTGTGAGGGATCGAACATCATCGTCCTTAGTGATGAGGTATATGAACTCATTACCTACGACGGAGCTGTTCATAACTCCGTTCTTGCTCATGCTCGACTTCGTGAACGCTCATTCGTCATCACCTCGTTTGGTAAGACGTTCCATATCACGGGGTGGAAGGTTGGATGTTGCGCAGCCCCGCAGCACCTCACGTCGGAGTTTCGGAAGGCACATCAGTTCATTTCCTTCTGCGTCAACACGCCTGCACAGGCGGTCTTAGGAACCTATATGCAAGATCCGTCTTCATATACAGGTCTGAGCACGTTCTTTCAGCAAAAACGAGATCTGTTCAGGGGGCTTCTCAGCGGTTCCAAATGGACTGTACGGCCTTGTACGGGCACCTATTTTCAATTGCTCGGATATGAACAATTCAGCGACGAGCGAGATGTGGATCTGGCACTGCGCCTAACACGAGAGGTCGGCGTGGCATCAATTCCGATATCACCGTTTGTGAGTGATCATCGAGCTCACTCTGATCGTGCCCTACGGTTTTGTTTTGCAAAGAAAGACGAAACGTTGGAACGTGCTGCAGAACGACTTAGGGCTGTGTTAGGCTGACTTCGGAACAACATCGAGTCGTACGGTCTTCGTCGGATCAGCACACTGCTCAATGATCTTCTGCACTGGCTCCATTCCGATCGCCGTATACCTATCGAGCATGGTGTTAGCATAGGCCGGATCGTTCCAAAAGAGCGTAGACCAAGCAACTGTATCGGACACCCCGTTTACTTTTTGCAATTCTGCAGCGAGATTCGTCTTAAGCCGGTTCACTGCGGCGGAACGTCGCTCTTCAGTGAGAACCAAGCCCCGAACTGCCTCATAGATCGCGTCAACAAGTATCTCGGCAGAGGTTTCTTCTTCGGAAGCATACGCATACATCGTCAACAAGGAAGAATGTGCTCTCCTGTCAATGAAAGCACCCACAGTTGAGGCAATACGCTTTTCAGATACTAAACTCCGGTACAATACAGAGCTACGACCCGAACCCAGGATCGTTGATGCGATCTCGGCATCAAGGAGTTCGCTATGTAGAAATCCGGGGAGGTGAATACTCACATAGACCGCAGTCATCGGAACAGCATCGGCAACTACCTGATGTGTTCCATACCGGCGGTAGTTCTCGTCGAAGACCGTACGCTTGATTGGTTCCATTGAATCGCCAATATCACCGTAGTGTTTTTGTGCGAGTTCGATCGCTTGAGGAACATCTACATCACCCGATACACAGAGAACAGCATTGGAGGGATGGTAGAAACGTTCAAAGAAGCCCCTTGCATCATCCATTGACACACCGGAGACATCATCTGCAGATCCGTAAACATCCCAAGAGTAGGAAGACCGAGCGTCGTACGCAATTGCCTGCTGGGCCTTACGCCAGATACCATAGGGCTGATTGAAGACGTTCTGATTGATCTCCTCAACAACCACGCTGCGTTGCGTCTGAAGCGCATGATCCGTGATCCGGAACGAACGCATCCGTTCTGCCTCCAGCCAATATCCCAGCTCGATCTGGTGGGAGGGGAGATCGATGTGATAGGCGGTATAGTCGAAGGTGGTGTAGGCATTGTTTGAACCACCAGCCTTGGTGCAATACACATCATATTGCTTCTCACTCTCAGGCGCTGCGTTGTCGAACATCAAATGCTCAAAAAGGTGTGCAAGACCAGTTTTGCCGGAATGTTCATCGTGAGAGCCCACGCGATACATCACCGTAACGTTCACAACGGGAGCGGTCCTATCAGGACAAATGATCACACGGAGTCCATTGCTGAGACGTGTGTCGTGAATGTCAATGTGTGCCATGTGGTGATAGCCCTGGTGGTCAGTAGTTTCGAATTACGAGGTCGATGTCGTAGGTTGTTTTTTTTAGACCTCACAAACCTACGACACCAATCGAATAGTCATGGACACTCTTCATCTCCTCGAACAACTCATTGCGATCGACTCTCCCACCGGATTCACATCATCAGCTGCTGATTTTATCGAGGAGACGCTGAGATCCTATGGATTCAGCCCCATTCGTACCGTGAAAGGGGCTGTGAGATGCGGATTGGGTCCCGCACCCACACTTGCCCTGGCTGCTCACACAGATACACTTGGGGCCATCGTTTCCGGATTTAACACCAACGGTACTCTCCGTTTCTCACTACTTGGCGGACCACTACTTCCAAGTTTTGAAGGGGGCTACGTACGACTCCACACCCTCGATGGAAAAGTCGTCACTGGAACTCTCCTACTGAATGACCCTTCTACCCATGCCAATAACAAGGCTGCGTCTCTTGAGAGGACACCGGATGGCATGCATATACGGCTTGATGAGTCGGTGAAGACTGCAGATGAAGTCAGAGCACTTGGAATACGAATTGGCGACATCGTTGCCTTCGATCCAAAGTACCAAGCACTACCGAATGGCTTCGTTAAGAGTCACTTCCTTGACAACAAAGCAGGTTGTTATGTTCTCTTTGAGGTGGCGCGGCAGGTTGCTTCTGGTGGTGTGCCCGTTCCTGTTGAACTTTTCTTCAGCACGTACGAAGAGGTTGGTCACGGTGGAGCCCCTTCCTATAGTGAGACTGTGAATGAGCTCTTGGTGATCGATATGGGGGTAGTAGGAGAGAAGCTCGAAGGCTCAGAACAGAAGTGTTCGATCTGCGCCAAGGACTCGGGAGGCCCATACGATTATGGATTTCGGAAGCGGCTGGTTCAACTGGCAGAGAACCAGTCTATTCCGTTCGCTCTGGATGTCTACCCGTTCTATAGCTCTGACGGAACAGCTGCGTGGCGAGCGGGCGTTGATGCTCGTGTGGCACTTATCGGTCCAGGTGTCCATGCATCACACGGCATGGAACGTACTCACGTTGATGGAATGAAGGCAACCGTGGACCTGTGTATGGCCTACATCAACGATACGTTTAAGGGTTGATGATCGTTCGGCACGTTACAGTTCCGTTCGGCTCGTGAACGGTTACAAAGAGTATTCCACGCGAGATCTCGCTGAGATCCACACCGTTGTTGTTGACATTCGTTTCAGCCGAAACCCTTCCGAGGATATCGGTAACACGAACTGTACTTTCAGGACCGAAACCCCTGCAACGCAGAATTGATCCATCAAGAAATACGGTTTCACTGAGTGGGTTAATGTCTTCGTCAACACTCGTCAAAGATTCTGTTTCGAAGGACCATGTAACGGTCCATGGACCGGACTCCGGGTGTCTGACAACGCGAACATGCCAGTAGTAGGTGGTATTGGGATGTAGTCCAGATATGACTGTATCTGCCAGTTGAGTTCTCATGAACACTTGCGTGGTCTTGAAGTCTGGTTCTGTAGATACTTCGATCTCATAACCATCGGCTCCAAGCGCCGTAGTCCATGATAGATCCACCGACCGTGATGCGACGTCGCTTCTGTTCATTGGGCGCGTGAGTGCCGGCTCCTGACAATACTTTGTTGCGATCATGTACTCGCCATATCTGATCGGCGATATCACAAATGTATTTGAGTTGGGAAGCACGGTTGCGTCAACAGCTGAGAATGGCTCATCACCTTCAATGGCTCGGTGGAACAGCTCTACATCTTGCATCTCGATGTTACCGATAAGACGGGAGACATCCAGACGAAGCGAAGCATCGATCGCCGTTGGATCTCCAGCACGCACGGTCCACCGTGTAGGATAGATCAAACAAGGCACATCGGTGAAGAAGAGTAGATTATGGGGCTGGTAGGGATGCCGTTCGATGACCACGGTAGTTGGTGAATAGACCTGCTGTACGTCTACTCTAGCCTTAGTAGTGCTATCATACCACGCGAAGTTGTATGATCCGGCACTATCGATCGTTCTACGATATCCCGTCATACCGGCAGTTGCCTTACGCACTCGATAGGGAATAATGAGGGGCACATCAGTTCTGATCTCTGCATGGATCGTGTTCGAACGATCAACTTCTGTTGCCACCAACCCTGTTGGAGTTGATCCCCATCCAATAAGAATGTTTCCATCAAACAACTCTTGCACACTTCCCATTGTGGGGGCGAACTGCTTCTGTTGTGGCTGAAACTCCCATTGTTTTGTGGCTATCATCTTCTTCTCGTCGAGCTTGTACGAAACAGCGCGAGAGAATGGATAGGGACGCAGGTTTCCATTATCGAACATCATGATGTCGCCATTGCGAGCGCGAAACACCGAGTGTTGATGAGAGAATCCGGAGAAGCCATTCACGTCATCTCCAATGATCGTAAAGTCGCTTCTCTTCGCTGCCTTACCGCCTAGCCGCCACATGATAGCGCCGGTCTTACGATTGATCTTGATTACCTGATCTGTATTGCGACAAGAGACCAAGAAGTTGTCATCAACATCTTCAACAACCGAGTTCACGTGGATATAGTCAATACGTTTATTTCTTACATCAACATCGTCCGTTGATTCATTAGGTCCTACATGGTCTATGGATTTCCATTCAAATGTCTTCCGACCATAACGGTCGAACTCTTGGATAACGGCACCGATCAGGATCGCATAAGGATCTCCACCTGGAATCTCCATCGACATGTCCTTCTGTCGATCTTCGGTCCCGATCACAATAAACCTTCGTCCACGCTCCTGGTAGCCTTCATGAAAGTCCGTCTTGTAGGGGGCGTGTGTACCAAATGTATCGATCGGATTGAGCCTGTCATCGAGAAGGACATACTTCTGGAGGTTTCCGTTGAAATACGTTACGCCACCATACGGCGTAGGTTCAAGGTTCGTTGTTGGGCCAGTCTGAATGGCATGAACAAGAACACCGGCATTATCGATAAAGCCGATAGAATCCGGGTCGATCGAGCTGATCAGGAAGTACCCAGGAGACGGGGCTCCGGGAGTTGCTACATGAACGCGCGAATTAGGGGCATAGATCAGCCGGAGGCTATCGTCTTGGGGGCATGCAAACGATATGAGCAGGGCGAGTGTTGCCAACGTCATCATGCCCGATTAACTGTATGAAGATCAAAACGTTACGGGTGCAGAAGGGGCTGGGGCTTGTTGTTAACAGTGTTTTTACCATGTTACCAACAATCCACATCAAGGTAAGTTGTTGGTATGTAAGGGTATAATGGAATTGAGACCTTGCAAGTACTTGTATGAACAGATCTATCCACGTTTCGTGTGTTATGGTATGAATAAGTGAAGGAAAGATTTGTCTCTCATACATCGGATGTGGACATCAAGAAGAACATATCCCTTGTTATGAGAAAGGGGGGTGGATTACCACAGTGTTATCCCCTCAGCAACGTGCATTGGGGACGGTGCTGCAAGTAGTAATAAATGTTGATGGTTAACGATCCATAAGAGGTGTAAATATCGTTCTGTCCACCGTTTCCACATCATATTATCATCATCTCCTGTCTTTTCTTCTCTTAAAGAAAAAGAAGAAGAGAAGAATGATGAAGAGGTGTTGTGAATTTTGAGTTCTAGAGAATTACCGATGTTCGCATCTCAGATCACATCGAAACCACAGTATTTCTGCAGGCAAGGAGGGATTTGGATGTGACCGTCTTCCGTTTGGTATTGTTCTAGCAACGCCACCAATACACGCGAGGTTGCAAGTCCACTACCGTTGAGAGTGTGAAGGTATTCTGGCTTTGAAGACGCTGATTCTTTATATCTGATATTGGCCCGACGGGCCTGGAAGGACTCAAAGTTTGTGCAAGAGCTCACCTCAAGCCACTTCTGCTCGTATGGAGACCACACCTCAAGATCATATGTTTTGGATCCACCGAACGTCATGTCTCCGCTGCAAAGGAGAAGCACACGATACGTTAGTCCTAATTGCTGAAGGATATACTCTACATTTCCAACCAAACTCTCCAGTTCATCGTAAGAGGTTTCAGGTCGGACAAACTTTACCAGTTCTACCTTGTTGAATTGGTGAACGCGAAGAAAACCTCTTGTGTCTTTACCGTGACTTCCCGCCTCGCGCCGGAAACAAGCTGAATACCCCGCGTATTTCACCGGAAGGTCTGTTCCAGAAATGATCTCATCTCGGTGGAAGTTTGTGATCGGTACTTCGGCTGTAGGGATGAGGTATAGGTCGTCCTTTTCGACGTAAAACATATCATCTTGGCTCTTCGGTAGCTGACCTGTACCCCGGCAAGAATCGGAGTTCACAACAAACGGAGTCATGATCTCCTTGTATCCGTGTAGTTCGGTGTTGGTATCAACAAAGAAGTTGATCAACGCACGCTCCAACCGAGCCCCCTTCCCCACATAGAAGCCAAATCCAGCACCTGTCACTTTTGCCCCACGTTCGAAATCTAGGATGCCGAGTCGACGAGAGATCTCGATGTGGTCTACGTGCCAAGATCTTTCCAAACACTCACCACTACGACGAACCTCAACGTTATCGTTTGCGTCTTTTCCGATAGGCACGGTTGGATGAGCGATGTTCGGGATCATTAGCATGATCGATGAGATATTCTCTTCAACCTCCCGAAGGATCTCATCGAGCTCCTTGATCTTATCTCCAACCTCTCGCATGGACGTTATCATATCGCTAGCATCCGCACCGCTTTTCTTCAGCGCAGATATTTCAAGCGTAACCGCGTTGCGTTTACTTTTAAGCTCTTCTACTTCTTGAATGATCGCTCTGCGTCGTACATCCAGAGCTACCAGCGCATCGATATCGCTGTTGTCATTCTTGTTGATACAGTTTTGCTTAACGAGTTCTGGGTTCTCGCGAACGAGTTTGATATCGATCATGGCGGGGCGTCTAGCGGTTTGATTTGTAGGGAATTGCTACAAATTTACTGTTTACGCAGAGCCCACGCCTTAGCTACCTTCACGAACGGGTAGAATGATGATAGAACGGACCAGATAAATCCGTGCGTGCCATTGAGAATGTTACCCCATACAACGTAGTTCTTGAGAAAGTAGAAGGGGATCATTAGCCCTGTTAAAACTACACTTCTTGATTTACCGGAATTCACGATCTGCTCGGCCGCAATACTCGTGTACCGATTGAATTTCTCTAGGTACTGGGCAAGATCGACATAACTTTCGTGAAGCATTTCACCATCTACTAGACCGATCTCTCCCTCTACCTTGACAGATTCATGCACTTCCGCATCGTCGAATCTGCAGTAATCTGTTCGGAAGAGTCTGATCGGTAGATCACTCGCTCCGTGACCATGTTTGAACGTCCGTCCCAGAAATCGAAAGCGTCGGGTTATTCTATATGCCGTAATGGTAGACGAGCCTTGAAACTCTTTCAGTTCTTGACCAAGTTCTGGGGATATCACTTCATCGGCATCGACTGACAGTACCCACGGGTTGGTGGCAAGAGAGCAGGCAAACTGTTTCTGTTTCCCATATCCCTCAAAGGCGTGGAACACTGGTTCCAGACCTTCCGAACGCACTACATCGAGCGTTCCGTCCGTACTACCACTATCGACCACCACGATCTCGTCCACGTGCCCCTTAAGAGCCCTTAGAACCGATCGTATGGATCGCACCTCGTTCTTACAGATGATCACTGCAGATATGGGTTGGAAGGCTGAATTCATAGAGTTGACAAAACTACATCGCCCCTTGTCACAAAATCCCGAAATTGAAGTTTCTATCTCACCATCCAACACCACTATGTTCCGCCTCACCATATTCCTTTGCCTTTTATGCGGCATTGTTGTCCGCGGTTTGGGTCAGACCCTTACCCCTGTTGAAGTTACAGTGAACACCACACCTTCACCAGGGTTCATCTATATAGCCCCCAACAGCCGTGTTCCTGCTCCTCCCTATGCCCCCTCACTCATTGTCTTAGACAAAGAGGGCGCAGTGGTCAAATCGAGGTTCATACCGGAATACGCTTTTGACTTTCGTGTATTGCCGGACGGTAGACTGGGCTATTCTGTGTTTCAGGCAGCTGGTTCTGGACCACGCGCGTCATCCTCTATTTACCTGGTTGATTCTACTCTTGCCACTCGGGATTCGATCAACGGTGGAAACGGCTACAACCTCGCAATGCACTCCTTCATGGTGTTGCCCAACGGAAATCGGCTTGTGATCATGCAAGAAGATTTGATCGTTGACATGAGTAAGCTGGTGCCTGGTGGCAACCCCGCTGCCTCAGTTCAGCAAATGATCCTACAAGAGGTTGACATTACAGGACGAATCATCTTTCAGTGGAGAGCGTTGGACCATTTTCCCGTGACCGTATCATATGAGTCACTAACCGCTGCTGCCATCCGGTATTTCCATTTGAATGCCGTGGACGTAGACACGGACGGAAACTTCCTGATAAGTGCCCGTCACGCTTCCCTTGTCGCAAAGATCCATCGCACCACCGGAGAGGTGATGTGGGTGTTGGGAGGAAAACTAAATCAGTTTACGTTTGGTGCAGAAAATGGGATCTCAGACCCACCTGAATTCTCTTACCAACACGATATCCGTCGGCTATCTAACGGAAATATCTCGTTGTTTGATAATGGATCACAACGCACTCCACAATGGTCGCGGGGTGTTGAATATCGATTAGATGAGGTCAACAAGACGTGTACTCTCGTATGGCAATATCGTCACACTCCTGATGTGTATGCCGGTGTACAAGGGTCACTTCAGACATTGCCTGATGGACACCGACTTATGGCGTGGGGCTCTGCCTTTGATGATGGAAAGACATTGATCACAGAAGTAGACGCAGCCGGATCACTTGTTTTCGAGGCAAAGCTTCCCAACATGATGTATCCCTATAAAGCTGAGAAGGGGGCATATCCAACAGGTCGTTCTGCTGCAGATGTCCTCATAGACGAGATCCTTCCAACGAACACCTACACCTATACGAACTCAACAGACACAGTTGGTTTAACGGTAACATACCACACGCTAATCTCCTTCTTCTACAACACAACCACGGCAACTCGTTACCAGTGGTCACCGGAGAGTCCGAGATTTGTTGTCAGGCGTGGTGACACCACAGCCCCTTCTTTGCCACCGAAGACCGTTCAACGGTGTAGGGTTACGCTCACTCAAGAGGGAATGGTTGAACATGCCGGCGAGTTCCGTTTCAAAGTTGATCAGTTAGGTATCATCGGTCCGGAACAGACCGTTGTGTTTTACAGAGATTCGATCGGCAAGGGGCCCTTCCGTCAACTTCGTACTCGCTTTAATCCCTCGTCACGTGAACTCGTTGTGGATACAGCGTGGGCTGGTGAGTTCTGTTTTGGTTCTCCTCTAGAAGGACTACCAGGTACTCTTCTCGCGCCACGTCCGATATCACCTATCGCTGGTAAGGCCGTTTTAGCCGGACAAGGTGTGCCACTCCAGATCTCTCCACAGGGAACAGCATCTAGTTTCACATATGACGTAGTAAGTACAGTCAATGGTCTCACTGTGCACGCATCGCAACGAGCGTCAGACAAGGATACTACAGTTGCGCTGATCCCTGGAACATATCACTGGAGAGCCTCTTCCCATTTCAATGCCCCCAACGACACTCTTTCGGTTTCGAGTGAGTTCTCAAACACGGACTCGTTTGTCGTTCGTACTCCCTTTGTTGAAATGGTTGAACCAGCGAGTTCGGTCGTGTGGACACATGACAGTTCATATGTGATCACATGGAATACCAATCTTGTGGGCCTTGCTAGGATTGAGCTACTCAAGGATGGTTCGGTAGTATCTGTCATCCGTGACAGTGTTAAAGCTTCGTCGGGTGGTTTCTTATGGCGGGTTCCTGTTACTGTTCCGGTTGGAACGGGGTATGTCATTAAGGTCCGTACGTTGGATGGTGACAACATTGCAGCAGATGATGTAACGGCTGCGATCGTTGAGATCAGGGAGATCTCAACGAGTGTAGAAGAGGATGTCATGCTGACGAACATCTCTCTCGCACCAAACCCCGCAACCACTACGTTGTTCGTTGGCGGTTCAACTCCAGTTTCACGTATCCAGTTGTTTGCGCTTTCCGGAGAGCTCGTTCGTGATCACGAACTTGTGGGAACAGGCACAACGTTGAACATCTCGGATTTTTCTATTGGGACGTACATCGTCAGACTCTACACTCCACACGGCGTAGTATCAAAGGTACTCTCAAT
This region of Ignavibacteria bacterium genomic DNA includes:
- a CDS encoding ankyrin repeat domain-containing protein → MLIVLGLSIAGSPLSVYAQNLIETVKTGNLRSVKKILTKKTTNVNEVDQDGLTSLMIATIANDSAMVVTLLEAGADPNIQSKSGMTALHAAAFNNRDQLMQFIIAAGADPNRIDSKGRTPLLVAAQMGNTNPITYLIQAGAVVEFKDLKGNTPLMLACGGRHLGAVDELLEKGADPNARDLQGRTPLMLLSLLGEDEMVRILLKYKADLTLVDHSMKTALAYAREYRRRAVIALLEKAGAKY
- a CDS encoding NYN domain-containing protein, yielding MALLNTSKLTRIGVFYDGNYFLHVSNYYAFNHPRNSRISLRGLHEFIRAQVGLKEATDTRLCQIVDSHFFRGRISANEAQTRGNLLYYDRVFEDILMWEGVITHYLPIRNSGGRREEKGIDVWMALEAYELTLLKQFDVVVLITSDGDYVPLVRKLNNLGARVMVLSWDFEFDDNEGKHIVTRTSQELLEEVTYPISMHELIENRAMRNDPIIQNLFVKRDEAATRQVVYSSDVVGAAPRREIRETPLISDVREPRAPRVLAADSDVAIEEPTGERFDSYVLSLKNGYGFIKYPPNNLFFHATDLLNADFPELQEGDPVEFSIGFNRDGDEVAKSVKLMLDDDVVEDDEQGI
- a CDS encoding aminotransferase class I/II-fold pyridoxal phosphate-dependent enzyme yields the protein MFSSKLPDVGTTIFSTMTALANEVGAVNLSQGFPDYPVDPSLADLLAKAVQDGFNQYAPMPGLLSLREAVAAKYWSMFSITVDPVHELTITPGGTAALATAIATVVRPGHEVIVFEPCYDSYAPAVRLNGGIVVPSVLAAPLYRPDWDHVRSLVSDRTAMIIVNSPHNPCGSTLTSDDLNELADICEGSNIIVLSDEVYELITYDGAVHNSVLAHARLRERSFVITSFGKTFHITGWKVGCCAAPQHLTSEFRKAHQFISFCVNTPAQAVLGTYMQDPSSYTGLSTFFQQKRDLFRGLLSGSKWTVRPCTGTYFQLLGYEQFSDERDVDLALRLTREVGVASIPISPFVSDHRAHSDRALRFCFAKKDETLERAAERLRAVLG
- a CDS encoding insulinase family protein, with the translated sequence MAHIDIHDTRLSNGLRVIICPDRTAPVVNVTVMYRVGSHDEHSGKTGLAHLFEHLMFDNAAPESEKQYDVYCTKAGGSNNAYTTFDYTAYHIDLPSHQIELGYWLEAERMRSFRITDHALQTQRSVVVEEINQNVFNQPYGIWRKAQQAIAYDARSSYSWDVYGSADDVSGVSMDDARGFFERFYHPSNAVLCVSGDVDVPQAIELAQKHYGDIGDSMEPIKRTVFDENYRRYGTHQVVADAVPMTAVYVSIHLPGFLHSELLDAEIASTILGSGRSSVLYRSLVSEKRIASTVGAFIDRRAHSSLLTMYAYASEEETSAEILVDAIYEAVRGLVLTEERRSAAVNRLKTNLAAELQKVNGVSDTVAWSTLFWNDPAYANTMLDRYTAIGMEPVQKIIEQCADPTKTVRLDVVPKSA
- a CDS encoding M42 family metallopeptidase, giving the protein MDTLHLLEQLIAIDSPTGFTSSAADFIEETLRSYGFSPIRTVKGAVRCGLGPAPTLALAAHTDTLGAIVSGFNTNGTLRFSLLGGPLLPSFEGGYVRLHTLDGKVVTGTLLLNDPSTHANNKAASLERTPDGMHIRLDESVKTADEVRALGIRIGDIVAFDPKYQALPNGFVKSHFLDNKAGCYVLFEVARQVASGGVPVPVELFFSTYEEVGHGGAPSYSETVNELLVIDMGVVGEKLEGSEQKCSICAKDSGGPYDYGFRKRLVQLAENQSIPFALDVYPFYSSDGTAAWRAGVDARVALIGPGVHASHGMERTHVDGMKATVDLCMAYINDTFKG